A region from the Aegilops tauschii subsp. strangulata cultivar AL8/78 chromosome 5, Aet v6.0, whole genome shotgun sequence genome encodes:
- the LOC109738724 gene encoding cytochrome P450 CYP94D108-like, which translates to MEFPSASSLLLILLPPVLYISYHIARSLAKKKPTTHGLRRHPLLGHLPAFLKNRDRFLEWSTELIVASPDLRMGFWIPGMTTGIVTGNPADVEHILRANYPKGERAISMLADFLGHGLFNSDGEQWLWQRKNVSLEFTTRSLRGFLVDSVQAEVGNRLLPLLRRAADGAGVVLDMQDVLERFAFDTICMVSFGHDPCCLADGGVLTEGKSDFMRAFGEAQDLIVSRFLDPVAASWKVKKWLNVGKERRLKKAIADVHGFAMEIVRSRRQSASGEESRDDVLSRFVASDEHGDEALRDIALSFLIAGRETTSSALTWFFWLVSSRPDVVARIADEVRSVRSMAGTRPGDPFTFDALRDMQYLHAALTESMRLYPPVLIDSQSSAADDTLPDGTHIGAGWNITYSAYAMGRLAAIWGKDCAEFKPERWLGDDGAFRPESPFRYTVFHAGPRTCFGKEMAYVQMKSIAASVLEEFAVDVVRKNAGSGVPEHVLSVTLRMKGGLPVQIRRRVEA; encoded by the coding sequence ATGGAGTTCCCCTCCGCTTCTTCCCTGCTACTCATCCTGCTTCCTCCCGTACTGTACATCTCCTACCACATCGCGaggagcctcgccaagaagaagCCCACCACCCACGGCCTCAGGAGGCACCCGCTGCTCGGGCACCTCCCGGCGTTCCTCAAGAACCGCGACCGCTTCCTCGAGTGGTCCACCGAGCTCATCGTCGCCAGCCCCGACCTCAGGATGGGCTTCTGGATCCCCGGGATGACCACCGGCATCGTCACCGGCAACCCGGCCGACGTCGAGCACATCCTGCGCGCCAACTACCCCAAGGGCGAGCGCGCCATCTCCATGCTGGCGGACTTCCTCGGCCACGGCCTCTTCAACTCCGACGGGGAGCAGTGGCTGTGGCAGCGCAAGAACGTCAGCCTCGAGTTCACCACGCGCTCGCTCCGCGGCTTCCTCGTCGACTCCGTGCAGGCCGAGGTCGGGAACAGGCTGCTCCCGCTGCTGCGACGCGCCGCGGATGGCGCCGGCGTGGTGCTCGACATGCAGGACGTGCTCGAGCGGTTCGCGTTCGACACCATCTGCATGGTCTCGTTCGGGCACGACCCGTGCTGCCTCGCCGACGGCGGGGTCCTGACGGAGGGGAAGTCGGACTTCATGCGCGCGTTCGGCGAGGCGCAGGACCTCATCGTCAGCCGATTCCTTGACCCCGTGGCCGCCTCCTGGAAGGTCAAGAAATGGCTCAACGTCGGCAAAGAGCGCCGCCTGAAGAAGGCCATCGCCGACGTCCATGGGTTCGCCATGGAAATTGTCCGCTCCCGCCGTCAAAGCGCGTCCGGGGAAGAAAGCAGAGACGACGTCCTGTCAAGGTTCGTGGCGAGCGACGAGCACGGCGACGAGGCGCTCCGGGACATCGCCCTCAGCTTCCTGATCGCCGGCCGTGAGACCACGTCCTCGGCGCTCACGTGGTTCTTCTGGCTCGTGTCGTCCCGGCCGGACGTCGTGGCGCGCATCGCCGACGAGGTCCGCTCGGTCCGGTCCATGGCAGGCACGCGCCCCGGCGACCCGTTCACGTTCGACGCGCTCCGGGACATGCAGTACCTGCACGCCGCGCTCACCGAGTCGATGCGGCTCTACCCGCCGGTGCTGATCGACTCCCAGTCGAGCGCGGCGGACGACACGCTCCCCGACGGCACGCACATTGGCGCCGGCTGGAACATCACGTACAGCGCGTACGCCATGGGGCGGCTCGCGGCCATATGGGGCAAGGACTGCGCCGAGTTCAAGCCGGAGCGGTGGCTCGGCGACGATGGCGCGTTCCGGCCGGAGAGCCCGTTCCGGTACACGGTGTTCCATGCCGGGCCGAGGACGTGCTTCGGGAAGGAAATGGCCTACGTGCAGATGAAGTCGATCGCTGCCAGTGTGCTCGAAGAATTCGCGGTCGACGTCGTCCGCAAGAACGCCGGCAGCGGCGTGCCCGAGCACGTGCTTTCGGTGACGCTCAGGATGAAGGGCGGCTTGCCTGTGCAAATAAGGAGGAGGGTGGAAGCGTAG
- the LOC109738725 gene encoding uncharacterized protein, protein MQEKVAAGLWSSRPASSSSRAATLLASSLHPSGLLLPPQRRPPPHRFMSRLLPRITALPSRRRSHNPVPPALAESLARVLATRSTNPVWARSLAALLPSPLSDGGLADAVVSLRDPDLALALLSWSRSHSGSRHHDADKLPPPTPIAHSALLRLLARSGRFDAVDSTLQDMSLSGVAPTSACLGELVAAYADAGIERKATEMCERVRAQYGMLPAAIHSNCLLRLLVERRQWDDAHKLYDKMLAKEGGADDYSTCVMVRGLCLEGRVEKGVKLIEARWGAGCVPNAVFYNVLIDGYCRRGDMGRGLLLLGEMEMKGILPTVVTYGTLMSWLGRKGDLEKVTYLLSEMRERRLSPNIEIYNSVIDALCKCRSAPQAMVVLKQIFASDCDPDAITFSTLISGLCREGRVQEAERLLREAIRREVNPNLFCYTSLIHGFCIRGQVMDASNLLMEMMERGYTPDVVTFGALIHGLVVAGQVSEALLVREKMTARQLLPDANIYNVLISGLCKKHMLPAARNLLAEMLEQNVHPDKFVYTTLIDGFIRNESLDEARKVFEFMEQKGVRLDVVGYNAMIKGYCQFGMLDEAIVCMNNMRKVRCIPDEFTYSTLITGYVKQGNMGGALRLLCEMTKRRCQPNVVTYSSLINGYCKLGDTDTAEDIFASMQLEGLFPNVITYTILIGSLFKKDKAMKAAAYFEHMLINHCAPSDITLHCLVTGLTNCMACIVSSNCSGTVKMHDKGALLDIFRGLVNGNWDPGNAAYNAIIFSLCRHNMLGNALDIINKMANKGYSPDSVTFIALLYGFCSVGKSRDWRSILPNEFRQDQLEIASRYKILFDQYVAKSVGCEVSSALRLYLEERRSLKQMEHKFTCS, encoded by the coding sequence ATGCAGGAGAAAGTAGCCGCTGGTCTCTGGAGTTCAAGGCCGGCCTCCAGTTCGTCCCGCGCCGCCACATTGCTTGCCTCCTCCCTCCACCcttccggcctcctcctcccaccgCAGCGGCGGCCGCCGCCTCACCGTTTCATGTCCAGGCTCCTGCCCCGCATCACCGCGCTCCCAAGCCGTCGCCGCAGCCACAACCCGGTCCCGCCCGCCCTCGCGGAGTCGCTCGCGCGGGTCCTCGCCACCCGCTCCACCAACCCGGTCTGGGCCCGCTCCCTCGCCGCGCTCCTCCCCTCCCCGCTCTCAGACGGCGGCCTCGCCGACGCCGTCGTCTCGCTGCGCGACCCCGACCTCGCCCTCGCGCTCCTCTCCTGGTCCCGCTCCCACTCCGGCAGCCGTCACCATGACGCCGACAAACTCCCACCGCCCACGCCTATCGCGCATTccgccctcctccgcctcctcgcCCGCTCCGGCCGCTTCGACGCCGTCGACTCCACGCTCCAGGACATGTCTCTCTCGGGCGTCGCGCCCACGTCTGCTTGCCTCGGCGAGCTTGTGGCTGCCTACGCCGACGCCGGGATCGAAAGGAAGGCCACCGAGATGTGCGAGCGCGTCAGGGCGCAATATGGAATGCTCCCTGCGGCGATCCACAGCAACTGCCTGCTCAGACTCCTTGTGGAGCGGCGGCAGTGGGACGACGCCCACAAGCTGTATGACAAAATGCTTGCTAAGGAAGGTGGCGCGGATGATTACAGCACATGTGTGATGGTCCGGGGCCTTTGCTTGGAAGGGCGGGTCGAGAAGGGCGTGAAGTTGATTGAGGCGAGGTGGGGAGCAGGGTGCGTGCCAAATGCTGTGTTCTATAATGTCTTGATCGATGGGTATTGTCGACGCGGCGACATGGGTAGGGGACTGTTGCTCTTGGGTGAGATGGAGATGAAGGGGATATTGCCAACTGTGGTAACATACGGAACTCTTATGAGCTGGCTCGGGAGGAAGGGTGATCTTGAGAAGGTTACCTATTTGCTGTCAGAGATGCGGGAAAGGAGACTGTCCCCCAACATCGAGATTTATAACAGTGTCATCGATGCTTTGTGCAAATGCCGGTCTGCACCACAGGCAATGGTAGTCTTGAAGCAGATTTTTGCAAGTGACTGTGACCCTGATGCCATCACTTTTAGTACTTTGATATCTGGGCTCTGCCGGGAAGGGCGTGTTCAAGAGGCTGAGCGTCTGTTGAGGGAGGCCATTAGGAGGGAGGTAAACCCAAATCTATTCTGTTATACTTCATTGATTCATGGCTTCTGCATTAGAGGACAAGTGATGGATGCATCCAATTTGCTTATGGAAATGATGGAAAGAGGGTATACTCCTGATGTGGTCACATTTGGAGCCCTGATTCATGGTCTTGTTGTTGCTGGGCAAGTCAGTGAGGCATTGCTTGTCCGGGAGAAGATGACAGCGAGGCAGCTTCTCCCTGATGCTAACATATATAATGTACTGATTAGTGGCCTATGCAAGAAACATATGCTCCCTGCAGCTAGAAACCTTCTAGCAGAGATGCTCGAGCAAAATGTCCACCCTGATAAATTTGTTTACACCACATTGATTGATGGGTTCATTAGGAACGAGAGTCTTGACGAGGCAAGGAAAGTATTCGAATTCATGGAACAAAAGGGTGTCCGCCTTGATGTTGTTGGCTATAATGCTATGATAAAAGGATACTGTCAGTTTGGAATGCTGGATGAGGCAATTGTATGCATGAACAACATGAGAAAGGTGAGGTGTATCCCAGATGAGTTTACATATTCCACTCTTATCACTGGCTATGTTAAACAAGGCAATATGGGTGGAGCTCTAAGGTTACTGTGCGAAATGACGAAAAGGAGATGCCAACCAAATGTTGTTACATACTCATCATTAATAAATGGATACTGCAAGCTAGGTGATACAGATACTGCAGAAGATATATTCGCAAGCATGCAACTTGAAGGTCTATTCCCCAATGTGATAACTTATACCATTTTAATTGGTAGCCTGTTTAAAAAAGATAAAGCGATGAAAGCTGCTGCATATTTCGAACACATGCTGATTAATCATTGTGCTCCTAGTGATATTACGTTGCATTGTTTAGTTACTGGTCTCACTAACTGTATGGCTTGTATCGTCAGTTCAAACTGCAGTGGTACTGTTAAGATGCATGACAAGGGTGCTCTTTTAGACATATTCAGGGGTTTGGTTAATGGCAACTGGGATCCAGGGAATGCAGCATACAATGCTATTATCTTCAGCCTATGCAGACACAATATGCTTGGTAACGCATTGGACATAATAAATAAGATGGCTAACAAAGGCTACTCACCGGACTCTGTCACTTTCATTGCACTTCTTTATGGATTTTGTTCTGTTGGCAAATCAAGGGATTGGAGGAGCATCCTACCTAATGAATTTCGTCAAGATCAACTTGAGATAGCCTCTAGGTACAAAATACTATTTGATCAATATGTAGCAAAGTCAGTTGGTTGTGAAGTCTCTAGTGCTCTGCGGTTATATCTTGAAGAACGTAGATCCTTAAAACAAATGGAGCATAAATTTACTTGTTCCTGA